A segment of the Salvelinus namaycush isolate Seneca chromosome 3, SaNama_1.0, whole genome shotgun sequence genome:
AAGCAGACTATTATTTTCGGAATAATGGTGTAAAATTATAGGAGGCAGATGTAACACATAGTTGACCACACACAATTAATACATTTGCATCAATAACAAGTTATGATCGGATGGTTTTATCGAGAAAATATATTGTGCGCATAACTGAACTTTTACCATCTCCGCGGTGCAGTGGTAGAACTCAACAAAAGTGGAAAAAACTGTGCTTTCTTTGTGCAATAGAAGTGATAAACATGCACCAACTGTTCAGAAGACTTGAGCGAAAGATATTCCATAAATTCAGATCCTGATGCTCACCgacataaagtaaaatgtatttttaatgcaACCAATTTCCTGACAGAAAAAACAATCCGTCACCGGAACCCCTATAGAACGCTTCTTACAAAACGAGAAAACGGTGTATATTCCCAATGCTTTGTAGGCTTATGATTCAATATTCTGAATGCAGTGGTTGGTCATGGGCAAAGGTGAATCATAATAACTCAGATTTGTGTTCCATTTGGGTAAAGCATACAGTAACTAAAACGACTCCGTGCTTTTCTCGGGGGCGCGCTGTTCCTCTGTCGATTTCTTGCTCCTGGTAGCGCGCACAATATTAATGGCGCGCTCAAAACcagactttttttatttttttttattttaaattttatccccctttctccccaatttttcgtggtatccaatcgctagtaattactatcttgtctcatcgctacaactcccgtacgggctcgggagagacgaagctCAAAACCAGACTTGCGACCATCCACACGTACATTGATGACGTAGGCTGCATGAAAGGTAAAGGCCTACAAATTTCACTTATGCGTTCTCCATCACATAAGGACTTTTTAGACAGAGTGCTGACAACAAATACCATGAGCAGATACCATTATGAAGACCAAATATCATCCTTAATTAAAAGTATATGGCATTTGACTTCAACTTGACTGAACTCATGAACTTCAGTGACATTTGACACATTCAATTCAATATAGGGTCTTACAAATCTGCACCCAGGGCTGTAATATAGTTTGTGTGAGTGTAGATTATTCCATAGAACTATAGGGCCAGCAAGACTTGATGAATGATGCCACAAAAGCCATACTTTATAGTGTTTAATgtcaaatcaagtctgaaatttcaaagtggaaatgacaaacttcagaatCCTTTTAAAATCTCAAATACACTAGACATTTTACATTTATCCtccaacagggtgatcaaattaagatcctatatgtgtatcaacccctacaaataaTGTCCACTCATTATCCATTtaataataaaaatgtcctgttgctgcaggattattatTTTTTCCTGTGAGGGAACTGGTCGAATTAAGATAACACATCTGTACCAGTAGGAGACAATATTGATGCTCTATTCTGTTTTCTTCAGGCACCTTGAACTAAAACAACTCCTGTTGTTGAGCATCTGAAAGAGTCTATAACAGTATATATGAAACACACTAGCTCCTATACAATTCATAAAAAAGGCCTACTATTTACCCAACAAATGACTAGTATCAAATATGCACTGCATTTACTCATGTAATAAAGACAACCACCTCACTTATCAACACCAGCATCTTCATTTATTTTTCCAAAAGcatgtaaaaaaaaactaaaataaactACTGAAAGAAAATGATTgaacaaaatacatttgattgtgtgtatgtgtaggttgGGACAAATCACATTATTATCATGTTCTTCTACAACACAATTTAACTGGAGTAATAATCCAAAAGAAGAAGAGAGTAGAGGTGAAAGACGAGTAAGAGCCAAAACGTCCTTTTGCTTGTAAGGCCACCATCCACAGGTCAAGTTATAcagaatgtttttgtttttaaatgcatacatttacattttgacaACAGTGACACCTGCattgaaaaataaatgttaagTCTACATCCAATTTTGCACACAACTACATGACTCGcagaacacacacagtcacacaactcTCATAGACCTGAACCTCCTGGCACCAGTATGGAAAAGTACCTTCTTTCTTTCCGTTTGTTTCTCTATACAAAGAATGTTTATTCACAGGATAACGCCATTGTACCTTGGCACACTCCTCACACATAACAGACGATACGGACACAGTGTTATTTGATATGATGTTCTTGGTTACAAAGCATTCTGGGTGATCTCGAGGACCGTtacaacattttaaaaacaaataGATAACTTTACAACTTGAGGAAAtgtaatgacaaaatgaaaaccatTCAAGAGAGTGGAGGATGAGCGGGTACGTAAACTTCTGGCTGAGTTAAGCCACTCATATCCACCACAAGGACTAAGTGGAAAACAAGCAGAAGGATTATTTTCATTCACAGGGGATAGGCTGGAACAGGGAGAAAGGTATGTGCActcaaaaaaaattacaaataaaatTTGTTTTGAAAAGCAATAATGTTGGGCCATGGTTTTTGCCATTTATTTTTAAGGCTTTACTTATCAAAAAGTAACATTTTATTTTCTATTCTGCACAGCATGCTCTAATTAAGCAATGAAGCCCGAGGTGTGGTATATGCCCAACATAGCACAAACCCCCAAggcgccttattgctattataaactggttaccaatgtaattagatcAGTAAAAATAgatttgtcatacccgtggtatgcggtctgatataccacggctttcagccaatcagcatgcagGGCTCGAACTACCCAGTATATAATTCACAGTAAACTTTCCATCACAATATACATTGTGTCAATCAAGTGTTGTGGCATTGAATACTTCCCAAATGATGTAATTCAATGGCTTTAGTCTCATTCCAAAGCAAGAATGAAGAAAATAAAATCTTGTCTATTGAGTTTGTTGGCCAAAGCAGGTGTCGCTTTAGAACATTCCAACCTAAAAATACCTGTTGCACAACAGTTTCATCCCGAGGCCACTCCCACATCTTAAAAAAATTAGTAAAAGCCATACAGAAGAAATTACTGGGGGCAAACGTGTTTATTGACAATTGTGTGATATGTAATATCTCAAGCCTTGACTGGGATTTGCTGAACTGACTCAAGCATTTCCTACCGCTCTTCTCCCACCAGGAGGCGCTACTCTGAGGTTCAGGGCACTGTAGGCCTGGGCTTTACGCACTCCGTAGGAATTCCCCTGAACATGCCCCAGGTCAAACAACATTCCCTGTTAGCGCCTACCCCTCATATAGTACTAGGTCCTGGTGCTCAAAATCAGAGATGAAGAAGCAGGGAGACATCCCACGCCCTCATTTTCTGGTAACATTAGTCAATAAAGTAGACCAGACGCAGCTGCTATCTATCACATTGGTGTCGATGGGAGATCCACCCTGTTCAGCAGACTGAAACTGACGTTTTCCCCCAATGGTAAACAGCCTGAAGTGAACCATCTTCACAAATCCACCACCTCTGCTCAGAATCACATGATGCAGTCGAGACAAGAAAGCCCTGTggcatttataaaataaaaaataaaatatatttatgttCGCAGATCTGATGTCACCGGAGAAGCAcgataatatatatatttttttacattatgTGATTTCACTTTTGGCCTTCTCAGGACATCCCAGTCATATGTGAATTTCTGCCGCATTCAGAACACGGAATTCTCAGACTTTCAAGCATTCAAGACAACAGGgaactcaaaaaaaaaaaaaagctggatgggattttttctctccaaacggtcatccaactcataATTCTGCGtcaggaactctggcctctttcaaGAGCTGACTTTCCCAATTGGCAGATAACAGACATCAGGAATTGACATTGTTGCCCCACCAgagttcacagttgtcttgaaagaTCCAAAAGTCCCGCTTAGTTTTACACACCAACTTAGCACATGAACAGACAGCTCTGCATGGACAGGAAGCAGCAGGGGATATTAGCGTGACAGTTGTGGTTTCCTATTAGGCTATATTCCCTGCCAATCTAACATTGACTTGTCTGGTCAACATGCATGGTCATATGTGCACAGTATAGTGCGATATGTTCACTAAGCACAAGCTATGTACAAACACCTATGAGATACTTCTCATTCAGAATAAAGACAAAAAAGCCTCTACGAGTGAGAGCAACTTATCGCATGACATTCAAACCGAGCAAATAACAGAGCAAAGAGTGCATTTTAAAACCAGTAAAGTGAGATTAAGAGTCAATGAAGCGGATTAGTTGTAAAAAGTCATCCAGAACACAGGAGGGCAGTACAGACTAAAGATATGACAGCTAAGACTCATACAGGACAAACATGCAGAACTGAAACCTAGCAGCCATTCAGATCATAGGAGCAAAAAAACATTTGAACAGTAAGACAGAATTCAACGAACtgtacccagagagagagagaatgtgtgacaGTTTCACAGTACCGTGTTTGTTTCTCAGATAAGTGAACCCTGACAAACTCACAAATTGGCTTCCGCCGGTGCTACCGCAATGCAGAGGACCCGGCCGTTAAAATTGGTGTTAGATTTAATTGACTATATGGAACTAAAAAGAGGTCATAAAATACAAAGTTGCTAATGAACCTAGCTCAGTATGGTTGACCTGAGTATGCGCTACAGCTTAGAGTGAACTCCAGCTTCTCTTACCATATGTTCACCTGAGCATACGGTCCTTGCGTCTGTTGCGTCAAAAGGGTGCAAATTTATCCGAAAAATAAACAAGAAAACAATGATAATGTAGTCCTCAAACAGACAGCAAAAACATACCACTGGTTTGTGAATAAGCAGTTTGGTCACAATCAACAATTTCAGAAGAGCAAATGTAAAATGATACTAAAACCAAATGAAAGTAATAAACACCCCACTAAATAAAATGTCGAGCAACAGGGGCGTGACTGGCCAGTCATAGTGGGTGTGTCTGTCTTCCATGATGTGGAGCGAGCGCACAGGAGCGTTGACTGCACCCCTCATGACATGTTGGTGCTCTTTATGACATGTTGGAGGTGGAGAAGAGGCAGCTTTGGGGATAAGATGGGAAATACCAGCAGGATACTGCTGACCTGCAAAACTACCCAAAATCTAAAACTAACCCCGACCGTTACCAATTCTGAAAATAAAAGTGGGTTTGCAGGTCAGGAGTGTCCGTATAGCCTTTCCCGTGGGAGAAGGGTTGGGACAGACAGGCGTGGCTACGCAGTCTTTGTTATGTTCTCTCCCTCCTTGGAGGTCCAAAGCTCCTTGTGCTGCTTGCGGCCAAAGCCCTCATCATAGTTGCCTTTGCTCTTGAAGAGCTGCTGGAAGTGCGGCTTGCAGTAGAAATCACCCGAAAGGGCAGCAAATGTGCCCAGGctgcagggagggaggggcagaatataaacaaaacaacaacacagtctgatatggagtgagtgagtgagagagtctCACCTGAGTTTGGTGTTGCAGTGTTTGCAGCAGAAACAGGCCGAGTGGAATATCAGGTTGTTAGCCACCAATCTCTCCATGGGGTAGACGGTCTTCTCACATGACGAGCACACCTCCCTCGGTGTCTTGAAGCTGAAGGACTACGCACATGAACAAAAACCACACCGTTACTATGGCTTCAAACATGTGTTTCAATGGATAAATGCAGcatcatctcaacttgctcagtTGTCTATAACCAATCTCTCGAATGGAGTTGCTGTTGAGTGTATGTGAAAACATATACTGGTATATAAACTGGGGTCCCATTATGCATGACGTTTAAATGACATCTGAGTAAAGGTCAGTAGGGTGAGACACACTGGGCCAGACAGACAGGTAATGGAGAAGGATAGTGATTAAAAGATAATGTCCTACTGGGTTGAAACTgggacaaggggggggggggggggggggggtgataatgGAGGTATATTTACTTTGGAGCGCTGGACAGGTTTATCTTCAGGGGCATTTCTGTTGTCCTGGAATAAAAATGAGTAAACCTCAGTACTTTCCTATTTAGTGTTATTACAACAGAAGTGTGAGCATTCAGGATTTCCCCTGTTATATTGACAATACCGTGTCCATAATATCCTTCTTTCATCTCAGTAGTTTCCCcactcccgctctctccctcccggCAGCTCCATCTGTCAGTGTACTGTACTCCCCAGAGGGCAGGTCAGCTACCTTCTGTCTGGACATGTGAGTAGGTACACTGAACACACAGGGTAGCACAACCATTTCAAATATTAACCCCAAGCGTGATGTTACGGACATCCGTAGGATGCTCTCGACTTGCACACAGCACAGCGGTTTAAAAAAGCAACCAATGCCAGTGTTACACTAAATCACTAAGCTGGAATTCTGATGTACAACTTCAAgtcaataaaaaaacatttgttcacaaaCCTTACAACAGTTCAGTGTGAGAGCTTGGCCTTTACAGAGAGCACCATTCAGGTCTATAGAACTAAAGGGCTTATGTAATGGAGGCCTGTCTCATGTCTCTACTCGTGGCTCCAAAGCCCTATGCTCTGACAACATCCATGGACTTCCTGCTTCAACTTGACTCTACAGAGAGACCCTGAACACTCATTCCTATCCATGACAACTGCATTATACCGTACACAAACAAGTTACTTTCAACATACACAAACTCCTTGATCCTACTGTTGGCACTGACTCCCATGAGGGCAGGATAGGTATCATATTGTCTGCCATATTGCTAACAGATGTTGACCTAGCAGATCATTGTGGAGTGGCTTAGAGTTGGTTTGAAACTAGGTCACAAAAGTCTGAACGTCCACAGGACAGACATGGGTCAAGCAATTGGTCAAAGCGGTCACACCTGGCTCCCAACACGCCTGGTGAAGAACTATACTTCAAAACTATGTGACCGACAGGCTTCAGCAATTTCTCCACATTGACGTCCACGCCCTGAAGCTGGACTAGCAGGTCAAttagcagacagacacacagacacacgcatttAGGCAGACGCACTGAAAAGGCTGTGTCCGCTTGTGTGCAGGCCAGACTGCTCTCTGGGAAAGTCCACTGCAGACATCTAAACCCTGACTGTTATGTAAGGAGATTGGTGGTAGTAGTCAGAGGGGGGGCTCCTCATTTGACAGACAACTGTGCGCCACCACATTCTCGCCACAGCCCTTTCATGAAGCCTGTGCAGCAGAAAGGGACATTTCGGCTACATTCACACACATTGAAGGGGAGAGGACACAGAGCACTGATCCACAGGGAAATGGGTTGTTCACTACAAATCCAGCTCCTCATTGGTCTGCTCAATTAGAATGCGTTGGAACGGCCCGAAAAACTCAATTTAACTGAAATAATGTTGAGCCGTTACAAGCGGTTGAGTGTGAAACCCATCAGCCACTGATCCAATCATGTTGCACTTCACAACTGGCAGCCATTAGGGTCAAAGAAGAGCTCCCCAAAAGCCCTTACACATCACCTAGCATGTGCACAGATACAGTTAACAGAGACTTTGGGAATCCAATTGGTAGTCTTAAATTGAAATGATCAAATGAGTAATTTTTGCATTGGCGTAACTGTCGCCCACTCACTACTGAACCCTGATGTGAAAATCATGTCAGATATCTTTAAACTGAATGACTGAGGAAGCTGGGGTGTTGCCTTAGTTTGTGAGAACGGAATGTCTGATGGACTGCAACTTCCTGTAGATGCAATCACCATCCGGACCATCTTCCTCCTCACCAAGTCTCCTTCATTCTCATATTTGGGTAGGGTACAGGGTGCACTGCTTGGTTGGTTGCATGGTAAACTAACTTCCTGTTGCAACAAGAGAGCAACCATGAGTAACACTCAACAGGAGCCTCATATGTCATAAGATAAACTGCTTCAAAAAGGCAATGGTTTCCTGTTTTAGCACAGCATGCAACGTACAGTACCTTACAGAAAAGTTAATCACCAATTCAGGCTGCACAAGATAAAACTGAAGCCCAGAATCGCCATAGCCACTAAAAGATAATGAAAACAAGAATAGATTCCatggcaggcaggcagtcagtcCTGGAAGGCTTCTACATGGCTGGTGCCATCTGTCTTCTTTTGCCTTATTTGTACATGAAGACACGCCACTGACAGCCGA
Coding sequences within it:
- the LOC120040630 gene encoding LIM domain-containing protein 2-like isoform X2 produces the protein MDNRNAPEDKPVQRSKSFSFKTPREVCSSCEKTVYPMERLVANNLIFHSACFCCKHCNTKLSLGTFAALSGDFYCKPHFQQLFKSKGNYDEGFGRKQHKELWTSKEGENITKTA
- the LOC120040630 gene encoding LIM domain-containing protein 2-like isoform X1, translating into MDTDNRNAPEDKPVQRSKSFSFKTPREVCSSCEKTVYPMERLVANNLIFHSACFCCKHCNTKLSLGTFAALSGDFYCKPHFQQLFKSKGNYDEGFGRKQHKELWTSKEGENITKTA
- the LOC120040630 gene encoding LIM domain-containing protein 2-like isoform X3: MSFSFKTPREVCSSCEKTVYPMERLVANNLIFHSACFCCKHCNTKLSLGTFAALSGDFYCKPHFQQLFKSKGNYDEGFGRKQHKELWTSKEGENITKTA